The Amycolatopsis umgeniensis DNA segment ACCTTGGCGTGAGGGTTCTCCTCCGCCTCGACGGTCTTCTCGGTCTCGCTCACAGAAAACTCCCTGGTCGTCTCAGCCCGCCAGTGTAGGCGTGTGCGGATCCAGCCGTTCACGCAGTCCGGTTCCGCGACCGCAGCCGCGGGATCACCGACACCAGAGTCGCCAGCAGGAAACCGAATCCGACGATCCAGAAAACCGCGGCGTCGTCGAACAACGTCACCGACACGGCGCCGAACGCGAGCAGGCCCGCCCACAAGTAGATGAGCAGCACCGCGCGGCGCTGTGAGTGGCCGATCTCCAGCAGACGGTGGTGCAGGTGCATCTTGTCCGCGGCGAACGGGCTCTCGCCGCGACGGGTGCGGCGGATGACAGCCATGATCAGGTCGAGCAGCGGCACGAAGAGCACCGCGGCGACCACGACGAGCGGCGAGAGCAGCGCGAGCGCGTCCTTGCCGCTGAACTGCGGGTACGGCACGCGGCCGGACGCGGACGTCGTCGCCCCGGCCAGCATGAGGCCGATCATCATCGAGCCCGAGTCGCCCATGAAGATCTTCGCGGGCTGGAAGTTGTACGGCAGGAAGCCCAGACAGGCGCCGGCGAGCGTGGCCGCGATGAGCGCGGGCGGGTACGCGCCGACGTCACCGCCCGAGGAGTCGAGCAGGCCAAGGGAGAACGAGCACGTCGCCGCCGCGGCGATGAAACCGAGACCGCCGGCGAGCCCGTCGAGGCCGTCGACGAAGTTCATCGCGTTGACCATGACG contains these protein-coding regions:
- a CDS encoding glycosyltransferase family 4 protein — protein: MPPTQGLPIREYILVALTAAAVTFLLTGVVRRVAIRIGAIANPRARDVHVTPIPRMGGIGIFLGVAAAMGLAHQLPALSRGFDFSFDSLGVLLAAGVISLIGALDDRFELDAWTKLAGQVMCAGILVIFGVQWVSFWVPWGGGGESFGQVLVLDKNQGALLTVVLVVVMVNAMNFVDGLDGLAGGLGFIAAAATCSFSLGLLDSSGGDVGAYPPALIAATLAGACLGFLPYNFQPAKIFMGDSGSMMIGLMLAGATTSASGRVPYPQFSGKDALALLSPLVVVAAVLFVPLLDLIMAVIRRTRRGESPFAADKMHLHHRLLEIGHSQRRAVLLIYLWAGLLAFGAVSVTLFDDAAVFWIVGFGFLLATLVSVIPRLRSRNRTA